A stretch of the Aricia agestis chromosome 15, ilAriAges1.1, whole genome shotgun sequence genome encodes the following:
- the LOC121734175 gene encoding tropomyosin-1, isoforms 33/34 isoform X8, translating into MTANMQQGTILDVLKKKMRQTKEEMEKYKDECEEYHKRLQVEIMRREEAESEVAALNRRIQLLEEDLERSEERLATATAKLSEASQAADESERIRKALENRTNMEDDRVAILEAQLSQAKLIAEESDKKYEEVARKLAMVEADLERAEERAEAGESKIVELEEELRVVGNNLKSLEVSEEKANQREEEYKNQIKTLTTRLKEAEARAEFAERSVQKLQKEVDRLEDDLIVEQERYNDIGDDIDDTVVELIPGVEMSSRQIAQIKKAQEEKEAAKREAERKAQEAARKEAEKKELERLAAEKKEQEKLEAERKEAEKIEAEKQKVAAEAEAAAAAAAAAAQPPAPAPPAEGAPAAPAEGAPPAEGAPAAPPAEGAPAPAADGAAPAAPPAEGAAPPAEGAPAAPPAEGAAPPAEGAPAAPPAEGAPAAPPAEGAAPPAAAPPADAAAPPAEGAAPAAPPTDAAAPAPAADAAPAEAPAPPPADAPAPAPPAEAPPAAPAPDAAPPAEAPAS; encoded by the exons GCCGAATCAGAAGTGGCTGCACTCAACAGACGTATCCAACTCCTCGAAGAAGACCTGGAAAGGTCAGAGGAGCGTCTCGCTACCGCCACAGCTAAGCTGTCAGAGGCTAGCCAAGCTGCCGATGAGTCTGAACG AATACGCAAGGCCCTCGAGAACAGAACGAACATGGAGGACGACCGCGTCGCCATCCTGGAGGCTCAGCTGTCCCAGGCCAAACTCATTGCTGAGGAGTCTGACAAAAAATACGAAGAG GTGGCCCGTAAGCTGGCCATGGTTGAAGCAGACTTGGAGCGCGCTGAGGAGCGAGCGGAGGCCGGCGAATC CAAAATCGTCGAGCTTGAGGAAGAGCTCCGTGTTGTCGGCAACAACTTGAAGTCTCTGGAAGTCTCCGAGGAgaag GCTAACCAACGTGAGGAGGAGTACAAAAATCAGATCAAAACCCTCACCACCCGACTAAAGGAG GCTGAAGCTCGCGCTGAGTTTGCCGAGCGCTCTGTCCAGAAACTCCAAAAGGAGGTCGACAGGCTTGAAG ATGACCTCATCGTCGAACAGGAGAGGTACAACGACATCGGGGACGACATCGACGACACCGTGGTCGAGCTCATACCCGGCGTCGAGATGAGCTCCAGACAGATCGCCCAAATCAAGAAGGCGCAGGAGGAGAAGGAGGCCGCCAAGAGAGAGGCCGAGCGCAAGGCCCAGGAGGCCGCGAGGAAGGAGGCCGAGAAGAAGGAGCTGGAGAGATTGGCGGCCGAGAAGAAGGAGCAAGAGAAATTAGAGGCAGAAAGAAAGGAGGCCGAGAAAATAGAGGCTGAAAAACAGAAGGTGGCAGCGGAAGCCGAAGCTGCCGCAGCGGCGGCCGCGGCTGCTGCACAACCACCCGCGCCGGCCCCTCCCGCCGAGGGTGCGCCCGCCGCCCCGGCTGAAGGAGCTCCCCCCGCCGAAGGAGCTCCGGCTGCACCCCCAGCGGAGGGTGCTCCTGCGCCAGCTGCCGATGGAGCCGCACCTGCAGCCCCACCGGCCGAAGGTGCCGCACCACCGGCGGAGGGGGCTCCTGCCGCTCCTCCTGCCGAGGGTGCGGCCCCTCCGGCGGAGGGTGCTCCCGCTGCTCCTCCCGCGGAGGGAGCTCCAGCAGCACCCCCAGCGGAGGGAGCGGCACCACCCGCGGCTGCGCCTCCGGCAGACGCCGCTGCGCCCCCGGCGGAGGGAGCTGCGCCCGCAGCCCCCCCGACCGACGCGGCGGCGCCGGCACCGGCGGCCGATGCGGCCCCAGCGGAGGCCCCCGCGCCCCCACCGGCCGACGCCCCGGCTCCCGCGCCCCCAGCTGAGGCCCCGCCGGCGGCACCCGCTCCCGACGCCGCACCGCCCGCCGAAGCCCCGGCCTCCTAA
- the LOC121734178 gene encoding tropomyosin-1 isoform X2 encodes MDAIKKKMQAMKLEKDNAMDKADTCEQQARDANLRAEKVNEEVRELQKKLTQVEEDLVLNKNKLEQANKDLEEKEKQLTATEAEVASLNRKVQQIEEDLEKSEERSGTAQQKLLEAQQSADENNRMCKVLENRAQQDEERMDQLTNQLKEARLLAEDADGKSDEVSRKLAFVEDELEVAEDRVKSGDAKISELEEELKVVGNSLKSLEVSEEKANQRVEEFKKQLKTITSKLKEAEARAEYAEKTVKKLQKEVDRLEDALFNEKEKYKAICDDLDSTFAELTGY; translated from the exons ATGGACGCGATCAAGAAGAAGATGCAGGCGATGAAGCTGGAGAAGGACAATGCCATGGATAAGGCCGATACCTGCGAACAGCAGGCCAGGGATGCCAACCTCCGTGCTGAGAAG GTGAACGAGGAAGTACGCGAGCTCCAGAAGAAGCTCACCCAGGTCGAGGAAGACTTAGTCCTCAACAAGAACAAGCTGGAGCAGGCCAACAAAGACCTGGAGGAAAAGGAGAAGCAGCTGACGGCGACCGAGGCGGAGGTGGCATCCCTCAACAGGAAGGTCCAGCAGATTGAGGAAGACCTCGAGAAGTCAGAGGAGAGGTCCGGAACCGCGCAACAGAAACTCCTGGAGGCGCAGCAGTCCGCTGACGAGAACAACCG TATGTGCAAAGTACTGGAGAACAGAGCACAACAGGACGAGGAGCGCATGGACCAGCTCACCAACCAGCTGAAGGAAGCCCGTCTGCTTGCCGAAGACGCTGACGGCAAGTCTGATGAG GTATCACGCAAGCTGGCGTTCGTTGAAGACGAGCTGGAGGTAGCTGAGGACCGTGTCAAGTCCGGAGACGCCAAAATCTCAGAACTTGAAGAAGAATTGAAG GTTGTAGGTAATTCCCTTAAATCACTCGAAGTATCCGAAGAGAAGGCCAACCAGAGAGTAGAGGAATTCAAGAAGCAGCTCAAGACTATCACATCCAAACTAAAGGAGGCTGAAGCCCGCGCCGAGTACGCCGAAAAGACCGTCAAGAAACTCCAGAAGGAGGTTGACAGGCTCGAAG ACGCATTATTCAACGAGAAGGAGAAGTACAAGGCGATATGCGATGATTTGGATAGCACCTTCGCCGAGCTTACAGGATACTAA
- the LOC121734175 gene encoding tropomyosin-1, isoforms 33/34 isoform X9, whose product MTANMQQGTILDVLKKKMRQTKEEMEKYKDECEEYHKRLQVEIMRREEAESEVAALNRRIQLLEEDLERSEERLATATAKLSEASQAADESERIRKALENRTNMEDDRVAILEAQLSQAKLIAEESDKKYEEVARKLVLMEQDLERAEERAEQSECKIVELEEELRVVGNNLKSLEVSEEKANQREEEYKNQIKTLTTRLKEAEARAEFAERSVQKLQKEVDRLEDDLIVEQERYNDIGDDIDDTVVELIPGVEMSSRQIAQIKKAQEEKEAAKREAERKAQEAARKEAEKKELERLAAEKKEQEKLEAERKEAEKIEAEKQKVAAEAEAAAAAAAAAAQPPAPAPPAEGAPAAPAEGAPPAEGAPAAPPAEGAPAPAADGAAPAAPPAEGAAPPAEGAPAAPPAEGAAPPAEGAPAAPPAEGAPAAPPAEGAAPPAAAPPADAAAPPAEGAAPAAPPTDAAAPAPAADAAPAEAPAPPPADAPAPAPPAEAPPAAPAPDAAPPAEAPAS is encoded by the exons GCCGAATCAGAAGTGGCTGCACTCAACAGACGTATCCAACTCCTCGAAGAAGACCTGGAAAGGTCAGAGGAGCGTCTCGCTACCGCCACAGCTAAGCTGTCAGAGGCTAGCCAAGCTGCCGATGAGTCTGAACG AATACGCAAGGCCCTCGAGAACAGAACGAACATGGAGGACGACCGCGTCGCCATCCTGGAGGCTCAGCTGTCCCAGGCCAAACTCATTGCTGAGGAGTCTGACAAAAAATACGAAGAG GTGGCGCGCAAGCTCGTGCTAATGGAACAGGACCTAGAGCGCGCCGAGGAGCGGGCTGAACAGAGCGAATG CAAAATCGTCGAGCTTGAGGAAGAGCTCCGTGTTGTCGGCAACAACTTGAAGTCTCTGGAAGTCTCCGAGGAgaag GCTAACCAACGTGAGGAGGAGTACAAAAATCAGATCAAAACCCTCACCACCCGACTAAAGGAG GCTGAAGCTCGCGCTGAGTTTGCCGAGCGCTCTGTCCAGAAACTCCAAAAGGAGGTCGACAGGCTTGAAG ATGACCTCATCGTCGAACAGGAGAGGTACAACGACATCGGGGACGACATCGACGACACCGTGGTCGAGCTCATACCCGGCGTCGAGATGAGCTCCAGACAGATCGCCCAAATCAAGAAGGCGCAGGAGGAGAAGGAGGCCGCCAAGAGAGAGGCCGAGCGCAAGGCCCAGGAGGCCGCGAGGAAGGAGGCCGAGAAGAAGGAGCTGGAGAGATTGGCGGCCGAGAAGAAGGAGCAAGAGAAATTAGAGGCAGAAAGAAAGGAGGCCGAGAAAATAGAGGCTGAAAAACAGAAGGTGGCAGCGGAAGCCGAAGCTGCCGCAGCGGCGGCCGCGGCTGCTGCACAACCACCCGCGCCGGCCCCTCCCGCCGAGGGTGCGCCCGCCGCCCCGGCTGAAGGAGCTCCCCCCGCCGAAGGAGCTCCGGCTGCACCCCCAGCGGAGGGTGCTCCTGCGCCAGCTGCCGATGGAGCCGCACCTGCAGCCCCACCGGCCGAAGGTGCCGCACCACCGGCGGAGGGGGCTCCTGCCGCTCCTCCTGCCGAGGGTGCGGCCCCTCCGGCGGAGGGTGCTCCCGCTGCTCCTCCCGCGGAGGGAGCTCCAGCAGCACCCCCAGCGGAGGGAGCGGCACCACCCGCGGCTGCGCCTCCGGCAGACGCCGCTGCGCCCCCGGCGGAGGGAGCTGCGCCCGCAGCCCCCCCGACCGACGCGGCGGCGCCGGCACCGGCGGCCGATGCGGCCCCAGCGGAGGCCCCCGCGCCCCCACCGGCCGACGCCCCGGCTCCCGCGCCCCCAGCTGAGGCCCCGCCGGCGGCACCCGCTCCCGACGCCGCACCGCCCGCCGAAGCCCCGGCCTCCTAA
- the LOC121734178 gene encoding tropomyosin-1 isoform X1, which produces MDAIKKKMQAMKLEKDNAMDKADTCEQQARDANLRAEKVNEEVRELQKKLTQVEEDLVLNKNKLEQANKDLEEKEKQLTATEAEVASLNRKVQQIEEDLEKSEERSGTAQQKLLEAQQSADENNRMCKVLENRAQQDEERMDQLTNQLKEARLLAEDADGKSDEVSRKLAFVEDELEVAEDRVKSGDAKISELEEELKVVGNSLKSLEVSEEKANQRVEEFKKQLKTITSKLKEAEARAEYAEKTVKKLQKEVDRLEDELGINKDRYKSLADEMDSTFAELAGY; this is translated from the exons ATGGACGCGATCAAGAAGAAGATGCAGGCGATGAAGCTGGAGAAGGACAATGCCATGGATAAGGCCGATACCTGCGAACAGCAGGCCAGGGATGCCAACCTCCGTGCTGAGAAG GTGAACGAGGAAGTACGCGAGCTCCAGAAGAAGCTCACCCAGGTCGAGGAAGACTTAGTCCTCAACAAGAACAAGCTGGAGCAGGCCAACAAAGACCTGGAGGAAAAGGAGAAGCAGCTGACGGCGACCGAGGCGGAGGTGGCATCCCTCAACAGGAAGGTCCAGCAGATTGAGGAAGACCTCGAGAAGTCAGAGGAGAGGTCCGGAACCGCGCAACAGAAACTCCTGGAGGCGCAGCAGTCCGCTGACGAGAACAACCG TATGTGCAAAGTACTGGAGAACAGAGCACAACAGGACGAGGAGCGCATGGACCAGCTCACCAACCAGCTGAAGGAAGCCCGTCTGCTTGCCGAAGACGCTGACGGCAAGTCTGATGAG GTATCACGCAAGCTGGCGTTCGTTGAAGACGAGCTGGAGGTAGCTGAGGACCGTGTCAAGTCCGGAGACGCCAAAATCTCAGAACTTGAAGAAGAATTGAAG GTTGTAGGTAATTCCCTTAAATCACTCGAAGTATCCGAAGAGAAGGCCAACCAGAGAGTAGAGGAATTCAAGAAGCAGCTCAAGACTATCACATCCAAACTAAAGGAGGCTGAAGCCCGCGCCGAGTACGCCGAAAAGACCGTCAAGAAACTCCAGAAGGAGGTTGACAGGCTCGAAG ACGAACTGGGCATCAACAAGGATCGGTACAAGAGCTTGGCTGATGAGATGGACTCTACTTTCGCTGAGTTGGCCGGATACTAG